In a genomic window of Fusarium oxysporum f. sp. lycopersici 4287 supercont2.52 genomic scaffold, whole genome shotgun sequence:
- a CDS encoding MFS transporter, SP family, sugar:H+ symporter: MAGERTTNEQQIDAVPKKGVWRQLRENPYIFGLSMFASLGGFLFGYDQGVVSGVLTMESFAADFPRIYLDSSFKGWFVSTLLLCAWFGSLINGPIADYIGRKGSILLAVVVFTIGSAFQAGADSIPMLFAGRAVAGLAVGMLTMIVPMYMSEVSSPGIRGTLVVLQQLSITLGILVSYWLEYGTQYIGGHRCAPDIPYSGGTSDKRTFDPRYDVGPNGCTGQSEAAWRVPFALQIFPALVLGIGMIFFPESPRFYLMRHKEDQALAALAQLRQVHVDSESIRAEYLAIKTEVLFDESVSAEKFPGKKGLSLFAAQHVALVSTWPAFKRLAIGCCIMFFQQFMGCNAIIYYAPTMFAQLGLSGNTSGLLATGVYGIVNTLSTLPALFLIDKLGRRPLLMCGAAGTFVSLVIVGGIIGGYGSALTDNKSAGWVGIVFIYIYDVNFSFSFAPIGWVLPSEIFNLGNRSKAMAITTSATWMCNFIIGLVTPDMLATIGWGTYIFFAAFCLLAFLFTYFFVPETRGKSLEDMDLVFGDTASHEEKARLMEIASSMGLTEAVPGHKVGLAKEDYTSAEHFA; the protein is encoded by the exons ATGGCTGGTGAACGAACCACCAATGAGCAGCAGATCGACGCAGTACCCAAGAAGGGTGTCTGGCGACAGCTGCGCGAGAACCCTTATATTTTTGGACTCTCTATG TTTGCCAGTCTTGGTGGCTTCCTTTTTGGTTACGATCAAGGTGTTGTGTCGGGCGTATTGACCATGGAGTCGTTCGCCGCTGACTTTCCACGAATCTACCTTGACAGCAGTTTCAAGGGTTGGTTCGTCTCAACACTGCTTCTGTGCGCGTGGTTTGGATCTCTTATCAACGGCCCCATTGCCGACTACATTGGTAGAAAGGGCTCTATTCTCCTGGCTGTTGTCGTCTTTACCATCGGCTCTGCTTTCCAGGCTGGCGCCGACTCGATCCCTATGCTTTTCGCTG GACGTGCTGTGGCTGGCCTTGCAGTTGGCATGTTGACCATGATTGTGCCCATGTATATGTCCGAGGTGTCAAGCCCCGGCATCCGGGGTACTCTTGTTGTTCTGCAGCAACTTAGCATCACACTCGGCATCCTCGTGAGCTACTGGCTAGAGTACGGAACCCAGTATATCGGTGGCCATCGATGCGCACCCGATATCCCGTACTCAGGTGGTACTTCCGACAAACGCACTTTCGATCCTCGATACGATGTCGGCCCCAACGGATGCACGGGACAGTCCGAGGCTGCTTGGCGAGTTCCCTTTGCCCTCCAGATTTTCCCTGCGCTTGTTCTGGGCATTGGAATGATCTTTTTTCCCGAGTCCCCGCGCTTTTACCTCATGCGCCACAAGGAAGACCAGGCCCTTGCTGCCCTGGCTCAACTCCGTCAGGTTCATGTTGACTCAGAATCCATCAGAGCTGAGTATCTAGCCATCAAGACCGAGGTGCTGTTTGACGAGTCCGTGTCAGCGGAGAAGTTTCCCGGGAAGAAGGGCCTTTCCCTCTTTGCTGCTCAGCATGTTGCTCTCGTATCTACATGGCCCGCCTTCAAGCGCCTCGCCATTGGCTGCTGCATCATGTTCTTCCAGCAGTTCATGGGCTGCAATGCCATCATCTACTACGCTCCAACCATGTTTGCGCAGCTGGGACTCTCCGGAAATACCTCTGGTCTTTTGGCGACCGGTGTATACGGCATCGTCAACACGCTTTCAACGCTACCCGCCCTGTTCTTAATTGATAAGCTGGGTCGTCGTCCGTTGCTCATGTGTGGTGCAGCTGGAACCTTCGTCTCTCTCGTTATTGTCGGTGGCATCATCGGAGGATATGGCTCAGCTCTTACCGACAATAAATCAGCGGGCTGGGTCGGTATCGTCTTTATCTACATCTACGACGTCAACTTCTCGTTTTCCTTCGCGCCTATCGGTTGGGTTCTGCCCTCTGAAATCTTCAACCTTGGCAACCGATCCAAGGCCATGGCTATCACCACTAGTGCTACTTGGATGTGCAACTTCATTATCGGCCTTGTGACGCCTGACATGCTGGCCACCATTGGCTGGGGTACCTACATTTTCTTTGCCGCATTTTGCCTTCTTGCCTTCCTCTTTACCTACTTCTTCGTGCCTGAGACTCGTGGAAAGAGTCTGGAGGATATGGATCTTGTGTTTGGCGATACTGCATCTCATGAGGAGAAGGCAAGGTTGATGGAGATTGCATCTTCTATGGGCCTCACAGAAGCCGTTCCTGGGCACAAGGTTGGTCTCGCTAAGGAAGACTATACTTCTGCAGAGCATTTTGCTTAA